The DNA window CCAGAGTGAACACCCACTTACAAATTTATCATCTTAAGCAACAGCTCCAACAACAAAACAGTCAATTGCGGGAAGAAATTAAAATCCGTGAGTCTATTCAACATATTTTGCAAGAAAATACTCGCTTGCTGATTGAACGCAGTGCCGAATTACAGCAGCGCAATACCGAATTAGAAGAATTAACCACTCAATTACAGCGCGAGATTTATAAACGTCAAAATGCAGAAACTGAATTAGCTAAAGCTAACCGTGATTTAGCCTATTTAGTGAATCATGACGGACTGACTAAAATTGCAAATCGCCGTCGTTTTGATGAATATCTTTACCAAGAATGGCATCGTCATTTACGAGAACGCATTGATTTATCTCTACTCCTTTGCGATGTGGATTTTTTCAAGCCTTATAATGACTACTATGGACATCAAGCAGGTGATGAATGTTTACAAAAAATTGCCCAAACTTTCGCCCACGTTGTAAAACGCGCCACTGACCTCGTCGCCCGCTATGGTGGCGAAGAATTTGCCATTCTCCTGCCTCACACAAAAGCAGAAGGTGCACACCAAATTGCAACCAATCTGCAACAAGCTGTGATTAACCTCAATATCCCCCATCAAAAATCTTCAATATATCCATATGTTACCATCAGTATTGGTTATGCAACCCTTACCCCACAACAATATCACAATGAAAGTATGCTGATTAAAAAGGCAGACCAAGCCCTCTATCGTGCGAAGGAAAATGGTAGAAATCAAATCAACGCCTATAATCCCAACTTTGATAATCAAGACGATAAACGCCCTCAAAATACGGCTGTTGGTGAAAACTAACTGCGTTAATATACTGATGAAAAAATTGAAGCATCATACAACGACATAAATAATCTTACTTATTAAGACAAGTTTAAAAATAAACCTGTAGGGGAAGTATGCAAGGCTCGTTTATAATGCCAATTAAACGCATTTTTCCGCAGGGCTTAAGAAAAACAGTAATGCTAGGGATAGACCTTTTTTAACCTGTATCAATTCACGAAAGACACAAGGTAAATAACATGGATAAGTTCATTAATTACCCCTGTGTTTATTTTATATTGTTAAGCATGACGTATGACCAATTCGCCTGATGTACTTCTCATTGTCGAAGACCGATTAGTGGATACACTTATCCTAACGCGGTTTCTCAATAAAGCTGGTTTTAAAGTGATTTCTGCCAAAACAGGTGAAGAGGGTATTCAATTAGCGATTACAACATTGCCTGATTTAATCCTCTTAGATGTCATGATGCCTGGTATTAACGGCTTTGATGTCTGTAAAAAGCTAAAAACTCAGAAAGATACTTCAGAAATTCCCGTTGTATTTATGACCGCGCTAACCAATACCCCAGATAAACTCAAGGCTTTTGATGTAGGGGCTTCTGATTACATTACAAAACCCCTTAAACATGAAGAAGTGCTCGCCCGCATCAACGCACACCTAAAAATCCGCAAACTACAACGCGAATTACAAATTCAAAACCAGAAATTACAAGAAGAAATTGCTGAAAGAAAATTAGCAGAAGCAAAATTAGAAGCCGCTAATCGAGAACTGCAACAAGAAATTACTGAAAGAAAATTAGCAGAAGCAAAATTAGAAGCCGCTAATCGAGAACTACAACGCCTTGCAAACTTGGACGG is part of the Beggiatoa alba B18LD genome and encodes:
- a CDS encoding diguanylate cyclase domain-containing protein, which translates into the protein MIRDTILVVDDTPMSIAILVFFLTQEGFEVVTAENGKVALETAKNIHPDLILLDVLMPVMDGFTACQYLKSTPKTKDIPIIFMTALTENDDKIKGFSLGASDYITKPFQATEVLARVNTHLQIYHLKQQLQQQNSQLREEIKIRESIQHILQENTRLLIERSAELQQRNTELEELTTQLQREIYKRQNAETELAKANRDLAYLVNHDGLTKIANRRRFDEYLYQEWHRHLRERIDLSLLLCDVDFFKPYNDYYGHQAGDECLQKIAQTFAHVVKRATDLVARYGGEEFAILLPHTKAEGAHQIATNLQQAVINLNIPHQKSSIYPYVTISIGYATLTPQQYHNESMLIKKADQALYRAKENGRNQINAYNPNFDNQDDKRPQNTAVGEN
- a CDS encoding GGDEF domain-containing response regulator, translating into MTNSPDVLLIVEDRLVDTLILTRFLNKAGFKVISAKTGEEGIQLAITTLPDLILLDVMMPGINGFDVCKKLKTQKDTSEIPVVFMTALTNTPDKLKAFDVGASDYITKPLKHEEVLARINAHLKIRKLQRELQIQNQKLQEEIAERKLAEAKLEAANRELQQEITERKLAEAKLEAANRELQRLANLDGLTQVANRRLFDQQIEQEWKRHLREKQTLSVILCDVDHFKNYNDNYGHIAGDNCLQLVAMCIQNALHRSADIVARYGGEEFIVILPNTKAEGAIQVSQLLIDAIKNLNIPYEHSPLQNYVTVSLGVASVIPDFELNHLSLIGTADKALYIAKAQGRNQAVYCEVVKTSSNIR